From a region of the Pseudoxanthobacter soli DSM 19599 genome:
- the tsaE gene encoding tRNA (adenosine(37)-N6)-threonylcarbamoyltransferase complex ATPase subunit type 1 TsaE, which yields MTAGEPTDANAVAPAGAPRLTLALPDEAATVALAEDIAAILKPGDVIALHGDLGAGKTTFARALLRALADDPALEVPSPTYTLVQPYELPRLAVAHLDLYRIGDPSELDELGFDEFVATGAALVEWPERAGDRLPDTTLSLELAPGPDEDSRVAVLTVDAGSWASRLARTLGLRGFLDQSGFAGATRRHLAGDASARTFERVASGERAAVLMNWPLRRDETVVRDGRSYRQIARIAERAEPFVAVAAALKAHGYSAPDIHAADFESGFLLVEDLGRDGVVRTGADGEPEPIPERYEAAIDLLADFHSDAMPPPVPVGEAGELYVPPPYDTDALAIEVDLLPAWYLPSLGTEAMAAADIDRFQALWLVRFAALEGRPVHWVLRDFHSPNLIWMADREGVARIGLIDLQDTVVGSPAYDVASLVQDARVTVPDDLHDALVARYVAARREADPAFDEDGFRADLAVMEAQRATKILGVFVRLDRRDGKPHYLRHLGRIRHYLRKAVSHPVLSDLRVWYETAGIFRTDD from the coding sequence ATGACCGCAGGCGAACCCACCGACGCGAACGCCGTCGCCCCGGCCGGGGCACCGCGCCTGACGCTGGCGCTGCCGGACGAGGCCGCGACCGTGGCCCTCGCCGAGGACATCGCCGCGATCCTGAAGCCCGGCGATGTCATCGCGCTCCATGGCGATCTCGGCGCCGGCAAGACCACCTTCGCCCGCGCGCTGCTTCGCGCGCTCGCCGACGATCCGGCGCTGGAGGTTCCGAGCCCGACCTACACGCTGGTGCAGCCCTACGAGCTGCCCCGCCTCGCCGTCGCCCATCTCGATCTCTACCGCATCGGCGATCCGTCCGAACTCGACGAGCTCGGCTTCGACGAGTTCGTCGCCACCGGCGCGGCGCTGGTGGAGTGGCCCGAGCGCGCCGGCGACCGGCTGCCGGACACCACCCTGTCGCTCGAACTCGCCCCCGGGCCGGATGAGGACAGCCGCGTCGCCGTCCTCACGGTGGACGCCGGGAGCTGGGCGAGCCGGCTCGCGCGCACGCTCGGCCTGCGCGGCTTTCTCGACCAGTCCGGCTTTGCCGGCGCCACGCGTCGGCATCTGGCGGGCGATGCCTCCGCGCGCACCTTCGAGCGGGTGGCGAGCGGCGAACGTGCCGCCGTCCTGATGAACTGGCCGCTGCGGCGCGACGAAACCGTGGTACGCGACGGCCGGAGCTACCGCCAGATCGCCCGGATCGCCGAGCGGGCGGAGCCGTTCGTCGCGGTCGCCGCCGCGTTGAAGGCGCACGGCTATTCCGCGCCGGACATCCACGCCGCCGACTTCGAAAGCGGCTTCCTCCTCGTCGAGGATCTCGGCCGGGACGGCGTGGTGCGGACCGGTGCGGACGGCGAGCCGGAGCCAATCCCAGAGCGCTACGAGGCCGCCATCGACCTCCTGGCGGACTTTCATTCCGACGCGATGCCGCCCCCCGTCCCGGTCGGCGAGGCCGGCGAACTCTACGTGCCGCCGCCCTACGACACCGACGCGCTCGCCATCGAAGTCGATCTTTTGCCGGCTTGGTATCTTCCTTCGCTCGGCACGGAAGCGATGGCCGCCGCCGATATCGACCGCTTCCAGGCGCTTTGGCTCGTCCGTTTCGCCGCGCTGGAAGGCCGTCCCGTCCACTGGGTGCTGCGCGATTTCCACTCGCCGAACCTGATCTGGATGGCCGATCGCGAGGGTGTCGCCCGCATCGGGCTGATCGACCTGCAGGACACCGTGGTGGGATCGCCCGCCTACGACGTCGCCTCGCTGGTGCAGGATGCCCGCGTCACGGTGCCCGACGATCTGCACGACGCGCTCGTCGCGCGCTATGTCGCGGCCCGGCGAGAGGCCGATCCCGCCTTCGACGAAGACGGCTTCCGCGCCGACCTCGCGGTGATGGAGGCGCAGCGCGCCACCAAGATCCTCGGCGTGTTCGTTCGCCTCGACCGCCGCGACGGCAAACCCCACTATCTGCGGCATCTGGGGCGGATTCGCCACTATCTGCGGAAAGCGGTGTCGCACCCTGTTCTGTCCGACCTTCGGGTCTGGTATGAGACCGCCGGCATTTTCCGGACGGACGACTGA
- a CDS encoding nucleotidyltransferase family protein: MAEGAFRPTRAMVLAAGLGKRMRPLTATTPKPLIEVARRSLIDYGLDRLAAAGVTDVVVNVHYLADLVEVHVHRRKDMAIAISDERKELLDTGGGIVKALPLLGPDPFVLLNADSFWIEGVRPNLDLMIETFDDARMDGLLLLAPTVGSSGYEGRGDFSADSVGLLKRRPPKGIVPFAYAGAAILHPRLFEGAPQGAFSLNRLFDRALEAGRLFGVRMEGTWLHVGTPSAIRDAERAFFYSAA, encoded by the coding sequence ATGGCAGAAGGCGCGTTTAGACCGACGCGGGCAATGGTGCTCGCGGCCGGGCTCGGCAAACGGATGCGGCCGCTGACGGCGACCACGCCGAAGCCGCTGATCGAGGTCGCGCGGCGGTCGCTGATCGACTACGGCCTCGACCGGCTCGCCGCCGCCGGCGTCACCGACGTCGTCGTCAACGTCCACTATCTGGCCGATCTCGTCGAAGTTCACGTCCACCGCCGCAAGGACATGGCCATCGCCATCTCCGACGAGCGCAAGGAGCTGCTGGATACCGGCGGCGGCATCGTCAAGGCCCTCCCGCTGCTCGGTCCCGACCCGTTCGTGCTCTTAAACGCCGACAGCTTCTGGATCGAGGGCGTGCGTCCCAATCTCGACCTGATGATCGAGACCTTCGACGACGCCCGCATGGACGGCCTCCTGCTGCTCGCCCCCACCGTCGGCTCGTCCGGCTACGAAGGCCGCGGCGACTTCTCCGCCGACAGCGTCGGGCTCCTGAAGCGCCGGCCGCCGAAGGGGATCGTGCCGTTCGCCTATGCCGGCGCCGCGATCCTGCATCCGCGCCTGTTCGAAGGCGCGCCGCAAGGCGCGTTCTCGCTCAACAGGCTGTTCGACCGGGCGCTGGAAGCCGGCCGGCTCTTCGGCGTCAGGATGGAAGGCACGTGGCTGCACGTCGGCACGCCGTCCGCCATCCGCGACGCGGAGCGCGCCTTCTTCTATAGTGCGGCCTGA